A portion of the Colius striatus isolate bColStr4 chromosome 1, bColStr4.1.hap1, whole genome shotgun sequence genome contains these proteins:
- the CBLL1 gene encoding E3 ubiquitin-protein ligase Hakai isoform X1, with translation MDHNDNDLQGTNSSGSLGGLDVRRRIPIKLISKQTNKTKPAPRTPRNMNRMPSKTQTGDEEEFDYNKEERYECKGGEMFGNQRRFPGPIFWDYKINLLGEKDDTPVHFCDKCGLPIKMYGRMIPCKHVFCYDCAILHEKKGDKMCPGCNEPVQRIEQCVRGSLFMCSIVQGCKRTYLSQRDLQAHINHRHMRAGKPITRPPIEPVHPPIAPPPAEIPERFIMPPEKHHMSHIPPKQHIMMPPPPLQHVPHEHYNQPHEDIRAPPAEMAMAPPPPRPVAQDTFRISTRKHSNLITVPIQDDSSSGAREPPPPAPAPAHHHPEYQGQPVVSHPHHIMPPQQHYAPPPPPPPPISHPLQHPPQAAGTPHMVYSQAPPPPMTSAPPPITPPPGHIIAQMPPYMNHPPPGPPPPQHGGPPVNVSAPPPHHYNPNSLPQFSEDQGTLSPPFTQPGGMSPGIWPAPRGPPPPPRMQGPPAQAPLPGPHHPDQARYRPYYQ, from the exons ACAATGATTTGCAAGGAACAAATAGTTCAGGATCATTGGGTGGTCTCGATGTTCGTAGAAGAATCCCTATAAAGCTTATCTCAAAACAGACCAATAAAACCAAACCTGCACCTCGAACTCCAAGAAATATGAACAGGATGCCTTCAAAGACACAAACTGGTGATGAAG AAGAATTTGATTATAACAAAGAGGAGCGGTACGAATGCAAAGGAGGTGAAATGTTTGGCAATCAAAGGAGATTCCCTGGACCCATCTTTTGGGACTATAAG ATAAACTTGCTGGGAGAGAAGGATGATACACCCGTTCACTTCTGTGATAAGTGCGGACTGCCCATCAAAATGTATGGACGCATG aTCCCTTGCAAGCATGTTTTCTGCTATGACTGTGCTATACTACATGAAAAAAAGGGAGACAAGATGTGTCCAGG CTGTAACGAGCCTGTGCAGCGCATCGAGCAGTGCGTCCGAGGGTCTCTCTTCATGTGTAGCATTGTGCAAGGGTGCAAGAGAACTTACCTGTCCCAGAGGGACTTACAAGCTCACATCAACCACCGCCACATGAGAGCCGGAAAGCCCATTACTCGCCCTCCAATCGAACCTGTACATCCTCCTATTGCCCCACCGCCCGCCGAAATCCCTGAGCGTTTCATAATGCCCCCTGAGAAACACCACATGAGCCACATTCCACCAAAGCAGCACATCATGATGCCCCCGCCTCCTCTGCAGCACGTACCCCACGAGCACTACAACCAGCCGCACGAGGACATCCGCGCGCCGCCGGcagagatggccatggccccgccgcctccgcgGCCCGTCGCCCAGGACACCTTCCGCATTTCAACCCGGAAACACAGCAACTTGATAACTGTCCCTATTCAGGATGATTCGAGTTCGGGTGCTCGAGAACCACCCCCACCGGCCCCCGCGCCTGCTCACCATCATCCCGAATACCAGGGGCAACCGGTGGTATCGCACCCTCATCATATTATGCCTCCGCAGCAACATTATGCACCGCCCCCCCCACCACCTCCACCAATAAGCCATCCGCTGCAGcatcctccccaggcagcaggtaCTCCTCACATGGTGTATAGCCAAGCTCCTCCACCACCAATgacctctgctcctcctccaaTAACCCCACCACCTGGACATATCATTGCCCAGATGCCACCATATATGAATCATCCTCCTCCGGgacctccccctcctcagcatgGAGGTCCCCCTGTAAATGTCAGTGcgccccctccccatcactaTAATCCTAACTCTTTGCCACAGTTCAGTGAAGATCAAGGAACTCTCAGTCCCCCTTTCACACAGCCCGGGGGAATGAGTCCAGGGATCTGGCCAGCTCCGAGGGGCCCGCCTCCACCTCCGAGGATGCAGGGGCCTCCTGCTCAGGCCCCCCTTCCCGGACCACACCACCCTGATCAAGCCAGATACAGACCCTATTACCAATGA
- the CBLL1 gene encoding E3 ubiquitin-protein ligase Hakai isoform X3: protein MNRMPSKTQTGDEEEFDYNKEERYECKGGEMFGNQRRFPGPIFWDYKINLLGEKDDTPVHFCDKCGLPIKMYGRMIPCKHVFCYDCAILHEKKGDKMCPGCNEPVQRIEQCVRGSLFMCSIVQGCKRTYLSQRDLQAHINHRHMRAGKPITRPPIEPVHPPIAPPPAEIPERFIMPPEKHHMSHIPPKQHIMMPPPPLQHVPHEHYNQPHEDIRAPPAEMAMAPPPPRPVAQDTFRISTRKHSNLITVPIQDDSSSGAREPPPPAPAPAHHHPEYQGQPVVSHPHHIMPPQQHYAPPPPPPPPISHPLQHPPQAAGTPHMVYSQAPPPPMTSAPPPITPPPGHIIAQMPPYMNHPPPGPPPPQHGGPPVNVSAPPPHHYNPNSLPQFSEDQGTLSPPFTQPGGMSPGIWPAPRGPPPPPRMQGPPAQAPLPGPHHPDQARYRPYYQ from the exons ATGAACAGGATGCCTTCAAAGACACAAACTGGTGATGAAG AAGAATTTGATTATAACAAAGAGGAGCGGTACGAATGCAAAGGAGGTGAAATGTTTGGCAATCAAAGGAGATTCCCTGGACCCATCTTTTGGGACTATAAG ATAAACTTGCTGGGAGAGAAGGATGATACACCCGTTCACTTCTGTGATAAGTGCGGACTGCCCATCAAAATGTATGGACGCATG aTCCCTTGCAAGCATGTTTTCTGCTATGACTGTGCTATACTACATGAAAAAAAGGGAGACAAGATGTGTCCAGG CTGTAACGAGCCTGTGCAGCGCATCGAGCAGTGCGTCCGAGGGTCTCTCTTCATGTGTAGCATTGTGCAAGGGTGCAAGAGAACTTACCTGTCCCAGAGGGACTTACAAGCTCACATCAACCACCGCCACATGAGAGCCGGAAAGCCCATTACTCGCCCTCCAATCGAACCTGTACATCCTCCTATTGCCCCACCGCCCGCCGAAATCCCTGAGCGTTTCATAATGCCCCCTGAGAAACACCACATGAGCCACATTCCACCAAAGCAGCACATCATGATGCCCCCGCCTCCTCTGCAGCACGTACCCCACGAGCACTACAACCAGCCGCACGAGGACATCCGCGCGCCGCCGGcagagatggccatggccccgccgcctccgcgGCCCGTCGCCCAGGACACCTTCCGCATTTCAACCCGGAAACACAGCAACTTGATAACTGTCCCTATTCAGGATGATTCGAGTTCGGGTGCTCGAGAACCACCCCCACCGGCCCCCGCGCCTGCTCACCATCATCCCGAATACCAGGGGCAACCGGTGGTATCGCACCCTCATCATATTATGCCTCCGCAGCAACATTATGCACCGCCCCCCCCACCACCTCCACCAATAAGCCATCCGCTGCAGcatcctccccaggcagcaggtaCTCCTCACATGGTGTATAGCCAAGCTCCTCCACCACCAATgacctctgctcctcctccaaTAACCCCACCACCTGGACATATCATTGCCCAGATGCCACCATATATGAATCATCCTCCTCCGGgacctccccctcctcagcatgGAGGTCCCCCTGTAAATGTCAGTGcgccccctccccatcactaTAATCCTAACTCTTTGCCACAGTTCAGTGAAGATCAAGGAACTCTCAGTCCCCCTTTCACACAGCCCGGGGGAATGAGTCCAGGGATCTGGCCAGCTCCGAGGGGCCCGCCTCCACCTCCGAGGATGCAGGGGCCTCCTGCTCAGGCCCCCCTTCCCGGACCACACCACCCTGATCAAGCCAGATACAGACCCTATTACCAATGA
- the CBLL1 gene encoding E3 ubiquitin-protein ligase Hakai isoform X2, with translation MDHNDNDLQGTNSSGSLGGLDVRRRIPIKLISKQTNKTKPAPRTPRNMNRMPSKTQTGDEEFDYNKEERYECKGGEMFGNQRRFPGPIFWDYKINLLGEKDDTPVHFCDKCGLPIKMYGRMIPCKHVFCYDCAILHEKKGDKMCPGCNEPVQRIEQCVRGSLFMCSIVQGCKRTYLSQRDLQAHINHRHMRAGKPITRPPIEPVHPPIAPPPAEIPERFIMPPEKHHMSHIPPKQHIMMPPPPLQHVPHEHYNQPHEDIRAPPAEMAMAPPPPRPVAQDTFRISTRKHSNLITVPIQDDSSSGAREPPPPAPAPAHHHPEYQGQPVVSHPHHIMPPQQHYAPPPPPPPPISHPLQHPPQAAGTPHMVYSQAPPPPMTSAPPPITPPPGHIIAQMPPYMNHPPPGPPPPQHGGPPVNVSAPPPHHYNPNSLPQFSEDQGTLSPPFTQPGGMSPGIWPAPRGPPPPPRMQGPPAQAPLPGPHHPDQARYRPYYQ, from the exons ACAATGATTTGCAAGGAACAAATAGTTCAGGATCATTGGGTGGTCTCGATGTTCGTAGAAGAATCCCTATAAAGCTTATCTCAAAACAGACCAATAAAACCAAACCTGCACCTCGAACTCCAAGAAATATGAACAGGATGCCTTCAAAGACACAAACTGGTGATGAAG AATTTGATTATAACAAAGAGGAGCGGTACGAATGCAAAGGAGGTGAAATGTTTGGCAATCAAAGGAGATTCCCTGGACCCATCTTTTGGGACTATAAG ATAAACTTGCTGGGAGAGAAGGATGATACACCCGTTCACTTCTGTGATAAGTGCGGACTGCCCATCAAAATGTATGGACGCATG aTCCCTTGCAAGCATGTTTTCTGCTATGACTGTGCTATACTACATGAAAAAAAGGGAGACAAGATGTGTCCAGG CTGTAACGAGCCTGTGCAGCGCATCGAGCAGTGCGTCCGAGGGTCTCTCTTCATGTGTAGCATTGTGCAAGGGTGCAAGAGAACTTACCTGTCCCAGAGGGACTTACAAGCTCACATCAACCACCGCCACATGAGAGCCGGAAAGCCCATTACTCGCCCTCCAATCGAACCTGTACATCCTCCTATTGCCCCACCGCCCGCCGAAATCCCTGAGCGTTTCATAATGCCCCCTGAGAAACACCACATGAGCCACATTCCACCAAAGCAGCACATCATGATGCCCCCGCCTCCTCTGCAGCACGTACCCCACGAGCACTACAACCAGCCGCACGAGGACATCCGCGCGCCGCCGGcagagatggccatggccccgccgcctccgcgGCCCGTCGCCCAGGACACCTTCCGCATTTCAACCCGGAAACACAGCAACTTGATAACTGTCCCTATTCAGGATGATTCGAGTTCGGGTGCTCGAGAACCACCCCCACCGGCCCCCGCGCCTGCTCACCATCATCCCGAATACCAGGGGCAACCGGTGGTATCGCACCCTCATCATATTATGCCTCCGCAGCAACATTATGCACCGCCCCCCCCACCACCTCCACCAATAAGCCATCCGCTGCAGcatcctccccaggcagcaggtaCTCCTCACATGGTGTATAGCCAAGCTCCTCCACCACCAATgacctctgctcctcctccaaTAACCCCACCACCTGGACATATCATTGCCCAGATGCCACCATATATGAATCATCCTCCTCCGGgacctccccctcctcagcatgGAGGTCCCCCTGTAAATGTCAGTGcgccccctccccatcactaTAATCCTAACTCTTTGCCACAGTTCAGTGAAGATCAAGGAACTCTCAGTCCCCCTTTCACACAGCCCGGGGGAATGAGTCCAGGGATCTGGCCAGCTCCGAGGGGCCCGCCTCCACCTCCGAGGATGCAGGGGCCTCCTGCTCAGGCCCCCCTTCCCGGACCACACCACCCTGATCAAGCCAGATACAGACCCTATTACCAATGA